From the genome of Flavobacterium ovatum, one region includes:
- a CDS encoding PspC domain-containing protein — protein sequence MSAIIKLKFFLEKHGFHVSSRLADKLGMRANSVRLFFIYISFVTVGLGFGIYLILAFWIRLKDLIRAKRTSVFDL from the coding sequence ATGTCAGCAATTATCAAACTTAAATTTTTTTTAGAAAAGCATGGTTTTCATGTTTCGTCTCGTTTGGCGGATAAGTTGGGAATGCGTGCTAATAGTGTTCGACTTTTTTTTATTTATATCTCCTTTGTAACCGTAGGGTTGGGATTTGGGATTTACCTGATTCTCGCTTTTTGGATTCGGTTGAAAGATTTGATTCGTGCTAAGCGAACTTCGGTTTTTGACCTTTAA
- a CDS encoding DUF2851 family protein encodes MKEDFLHYLWKFKKFDILDLKTTQQELVTIHHQGQYLELAGPDFFNANITIGNQKWAGNVEIHIKSSDWYVHHHERDTAYENVILHVVWEHDAAIFRQDNTEIPVLELKSYVDKNTLDNYQSLVTPKSWIFCENELKHIESFLLKNWQERLFFERLERKSKFIYDLLEKTNSDWEAVLFCLLAKNFGLNTNGEPFLQIAQSIPFSVIRKESFEVENLESLLFGTAGLLDTEKEDNYYKNLKFRYYYLLHKYQIEKPHTSPVQFFKHRPDNFPTIRLSQLANLYHLHQNLFSKIQSLNTVQEVYDLFQVATADYWQDHYSFDKQSPKKKKRLSHSFIDLLTINTIIPLQFAYAKSQGLEVSEDLIQLLSQVQAEKNSIMDKFVIHGIKPQNAFETQSLLQLKNEYCIKSKCLECAIGVELLKTN; translated from the coding sequence ATGAAAGAAGATTTTCTGCACTACTTATGGAAATTCAAGAAGTTTGATATTCTTGATTTAAAAACGACGCAACAAGAATTAGTGACCATTCATCACCAAGGGCAATACTTAGAATTAGCTGGGCCTGATTTTTTCAATGCCAACATCACCATTGGAAATCAAAAATGGGCAGGAAATGTTGAGATTCATATAAAATCTTCAGATTGGTACGTACACCATCATGAGCGTGATACTGCTTATGAAAATGTGATTCTACATGTAGTTTGGGAACATGATGCTGCTATTTTTAGGCAAGACAATACGGAGATTCCAGTACTGGAGCTCAAAAGTTATGTAGATAAGAATACATTAGACAATTACCAATCTCTAGTAACACCTAAATCATGGATTTTTTGCGAAAATGAGCTCAAGCATATTGAGAGCTTTTTACTTAAAAACTGGCAAGAACGATTGTTTTTTGAGCGATTGGAAAGAAAGTCCAAATTCATTTATGATTTACTCGAAAAAACTAATAGTGATTGGGAAGCCGTACTTTTCTGTTTACTAGCCAAGAATTTCGGACTCAATACCAACGGAGAACCTTTTCTGCAAATTGCGCAATCTATTCCTTTCTCAGTCATCAGAAAAGAAAGCTTTGAAGTCGAAAACTTAGAAAGTCTTCTTTTTGGTACCGCAGGTTTATTGGATACTGAAAAAGAAGATAATTATTATAAAAATCTTAAGTTTCGATACTATTATTTGCTTCATAAATACCAAATTGAAAAACCACACACATCACCCGTTCAGTTTTTTAAACACAGACCAGATAATTTTCCGACTATACGATTGTCACAATTGGCAAATTTATACCATTTGCACCAAAACCTGTTTTCAAAAATTCAAAGTTTAAACACGGTTCAAGAAGTGTATGATTTGTTTCAAGTGGCAACGGCGGACTATTGGCAAGACCATTATAGTTTTGACAAACAAAGTCCCAAAAAGAAGAAGCGATTGTCTCATTCATTTATCGATTTACTTACTATCAATACGATTATTCCTTTACAGTTTGCTTATGCAAAAAGTCAAGGTTTAGAAGTTTCTGAAGATCTAATTCAATTACTTTCTCAAGTTCAAGCAGAGAAAAATAGTATTATGGATAAATTTGTAATTCACGGTATCAAGCCACAGAATGCATTTGAAACCCAGTCTTTGCTCCAACTTAAAAATGAATATTGTATAAAAAGTAAATGTTTGGAATGCGCAATAGGTGTGGAGTTGTTGAAAACGAACTAA